In the Drosophila gunungcola strain Sukarami unplaced genomic scaffold, Dgunungcola_SK_2 000080F, whole genome shotgun sequence genome, one interval contains:
- the LOC128264833 gene encoding phosphatidylinositol 5-phosphate 4-kinase type-2 beta has product MDKKISSTSQPRILKKKHFRVKHQKVKLFRANEPILSVFMWGINHTINELSHVNIPVMLLPDDFRAYSKIKVDNHLFNKENMPSHFKVKEYCPLVFRNLRERFGVDDVDYRESLTRSQPIQIDSSGKSGAQFYQSYDRFFIIKSLTSEEIERMHAFLKQYHPYIVERHGKTLLPQYLGMYRITVESVQYYFVVMRNVFSSHLTIHKKFDLKGSTVDREASEKELEKHLPTFKDNDFIKQKVKLDIGKEAKVKLMDTLNNDIDLLTKLHIMDYSLLVGVHDCVRAEEEALQGDNVPAAGRSENSESEECDSGERWTYNTPPDSPRGAQYKEVVYEVDIYDIPSIEEKREIYFIAIIDVLTQYGVKKQAAKAAKTVKYGSNVDGISTCDPEQYAKRFLEFMDKAIE; this is encoded by the exons ATGGATAAAAAGATCTCATCGACATCGCAGCCCCGCATTTTGAAAAAGAAGCACTTTAGGGTAAAGCATCAAAAAGTTAAACTATTTAGAGCCAACGAACCGATTTTAAGTGTGTTCATGTGGGGAATAAATCACACT ATTAATGAATTAAGTCATGTAAACATACCTGTAATGTTGCTGCCAGACGACTTTCGTGCTTACTCAAAAATCAAGGTGGATAATCACCTGTTCAACAa AGAAAATATGCCGTCGCATTTCAAAGTAAAAGAATATTGCCCGCTCGTGTTTCGGAATTTGCGTGAAAGATTTGGAGTTGATGATGTTGACTACCGCGAGTCGTTAACTCGTTCACAGCCTATACAAATAGACTCGTCTGGAAAGTCAGGAGCACAATTTTATCAAAGTTATGAtaggttttttattattaaaagcttAACATCTGAAGAAATTGAGCGTATGCACGCGTTTTTAAAGCAATATCACCCG taCATTGTTGAGAGGCATGGAAAAACACTTTTACCGCAATACTTGGGAATGTATCGGATCACTGTAGAAAGCGTGCAATACTACTTCGTTGTTATGAGGAATGTTTTCAGCTCGCACTTGACAATTCACAA aaagtttgatttaaaagGTAGTACCGTGGATCGGGAAGCATCGGAGAAGGAACTTGAAAAACATTTGCCGACTTTCAAGGATAATGATttcattaaacaaaaagtgaaattaGACATTGGAAAAGAAGCAAAAGTGAAACTGATGGACACCTTAAACAACGATATAGAC CTTCTGACGAAGTTGCACATCATGGACTACTCATTATTGGTTGGCGTGCACGACTGTGTGCGTGCGGAGGAGGAAGCCTTACAAGGAGATAATGTTCCAGCTGCCGGTCGTAGTGAGAACAGCGAGAGCGAGGAATGCGACAGCGGCGAACg CTGGACGTACAACACGCCTCCAGATTCTCCAAGAGGTGCGCAGTATAAAGAAGTCGTTTACGAGGTTGATATATATGACATTCCAAGTATTGAAg AAAAACGCGAAATCTACTTTATAGCAATTATTGACGTTCTTACTCAGTACGGCGTAAAAAAGCAG GCAGCTAAAGCAGCCAAAACTGTTAAATATGGCAGTAATGTAGATGGAATATCTACATGTGACCCTGAACagtatgccaaacgattcttGGAATTCATGGATAAAGCTATAGAATAA